The genomic segment GGGTGGCTTGCCAGGTGTATACTTCACTGATCATATTGGTGACCAAGAATTTGATGAATATGTCATACGAGTATTAGATGTCATGAAAAAAGAACCTCGATACGTTTTGGGGGTTGCTGATGAAGTGCCTCCCCATGCAAGTTTTGAAAGAATTAAGCGTGTAAGTGAACTAGTCAATAAGTATGGTAAATACAATGATTAAAAATTATCATGTATTCAAATAGGTATTAAAATCTTTATTAATTATTGTGGAGGAATGATTATGCTAAATTCTAGAGAACTGGTTTATAAGACATTAAACTTTGAAAATCCCATAAGAGCACCTCGTCAATTATGGAAACTCCCTTGGGCAGATGATCATTATCCAGAGGAGGTCAAAAGAATTGAAGAAGATTTTCCAACAGATTTTGATGGACCTCCAGGATATCACGAAAAACAGCCTCACACTGAAGGTAATCCTTATGAGATTGGAGAATATGTTGATGAATGGGGTTGCAAATTCATTAATAAACAGAAAGGAATTATTGGTGAAGTAAAAGAACCCTTAGTCAAAGAAGATGACTGGGCAGATGCAAAGCATATTAACATACCTGAAGAATGGCTTACCATTAATCAAGATAAAATCAATGCTTATTGTAATAAATCCAGTAAATTCTTAATGGCTGGTTGTTGCCCTAGACCTTTTGAGAGATTGCAATTCATACGTGGTACAGAAAATCTATACATAGATCTCATGATGCGACCAAAAAAAATGTTTGGCTTTATAGAAGAAATGCATGATTTCTATTGTAGGCTGTTAACCAAATGGGCTCAAACCGATGTAGATGCATTAAGCATTATGGATGATTGGGGGGCACAAAACAGCTTACTAATTAATCCTAAGATGTGGGTGGAAATCTTTAAACCCTTGTACAAAGACTATATTGATATCGCTCATCAACACGGCAAGAAAATATTCATGCACTCTGATGGCTACATTTTAGATATCTATCCTCATTTAATTGATCTGGGGTTGGATGCCATTAACTCACAGATTTTTTGTATGGGTATTGATCAACTTAAACAATTTAAAGGTCATATCACATTTTGGGGTGAAATGGATCGTCAATACCTTCTTGCACGTGGTACTACACAAGAAGTAGAAGAAGCTGTTACAGAAATTAAAGAAAAACTATGGCATAACGGGGGCTGTATTGCTCAGTTAGAATTTGGAGCTGGAGCAAAACCTGAGAATGTTTACACAACATACGATACATGGAATAAATTATTTAAATAAGTGACTGTACACTTTATCACCTGCTTACTGAATCTAATTGTTTATTACACTTTATATACGCTGTTATGTAACTATTATTATCTAACAATAGGGCTGTCTGAGAATCAATACAGCCCTACTTAATCACCTATTTGATATCATTAATCTTACCTATTAAGAATCATATCTTTATTTGAAGAATTTAAAGATTCCTCTTTTTTATTAAAACGTTCTTTAGATTGTGTAACTCGAGAAAGCTTTTCGTCTATATAAGTACTATTCCTTTGAAAAATTTCTTTTAATACTTTAGCAGAACTTATTAAGTTATTGATATGTTCTACTGTTGCTTGTTCTCTCTCTCCATCAAACTGAGCCTTAGAATACAAATCATGCAGGGTACTGAGTTCACTTTGTACTTTCTGGAACCTCTCTTGAAATTTTGACGAATAGGATACATTCTCTTCATAGAGCAGGCTAAGGGATTGAGAATCTAAAATTTTTGTTTTACCTCCCATCGTTCATTACTCCTTCCCTCTAGTATTATCATTTTTATACGACCTGAGAGATATCTTGACCTGCTTAGAATCTTCATGTAGTCGATGTATATTTTCTCCAATTTCATTCACTGCTGAAACAATTGTTTTGAGAAATGTTAAATCTAGTTTTTCATTTTCCCTATCTACTGTCTCTTTGAATGAAGTGGTCAAATGACTCAGTTCGTCTAATTCTTCAATAATTACATCCATCTTTTCAAGTTCAATAGCGCAACATAATACTTCTTCTGTCATTAGGCTTCCTCCTTAGTAGCTTTCAAAAATTAAGCAGCTTTTTCACTTCATCTTTTTCTTCGTCTTCTTGTTGCACGAGAACATCATCATGTTCACTAATCGGGGTAGTTTTTTTATGATCAGCATCACTGAAGCGTGTTTCACCTGTAACATGATTATAAATTACACCTTGTGACATCTCTACCCAATCCGAATTCCTGGGAATTTCTTGCTGATTAAGTCCTTCATATACTACAGAAGGTTTACTAAGGGGATTGGCTTGTTGGATCAACATACTTCTTTTGGCATATGGTATAGCGGTCATAAAGAAAACTTCCCACGCCATCTGATATTCTTCTTTAACTGAAAGTGAGAAGGATATACACTGACGTAATTCTTTTGGTTGAGTGATTAATCTCCTTATATCAAGAGCTGCACAGATAGCATGTAATACACCACAGCATTCTTCCATATCTCTGTGAATATCACCTTCAACGAGACCAATATAAGGTGCTAAGATGTTAAGGGGTTGAGGTGCCTTTTCGTAAAACCATTGTATCGTTTCATGGTTTGATTTTGGATCAACTAATGTTATCAGGCTCTCTAATGTATGTTGATCGGCCAGTATCAATGCCTTATCATAGATACTTCTATGCATATAAAAATAGATATTATCTTCTTGAAGTACTATGGTATTTACTGTTGTTGGCAAATATCTTTCTAAGGACATTACTAACATGTTTATCTCCTTTCTAGCGAATCAGTTTTTATTTGTTCAAAAGTATTGTTGGGTCTACAGGTAACCCATTGATGTACAAACCAAAATGCAGATGAGGACCAGTACTTAGCAGACCCGAATTCCCCGAAAAAGCAATAACCTCATATTGTTGCACTACTTGCCCTTCCTCTACCACATAAGAATTCAAATGACCATACAGTGTTTTTATACCTTGTCCATGATTGATGATGACATAATAGCCAAGACCTTCATCGAAAGCAGCTTTTTCCACCGTACCGTGAAAACTTGATAAGACTTCAGTATTCATAGTTGCCACTAAATCTACAGCATTATGATGTTCATTTGCCTCCTTTGTGATGGGATCTAGCCGCCATCCAAAAGGAGATGATATTGTATAGGTATTATTTAATGGATGTTTCAGATGATCAATATCACCTAATTCAGCATAGGAGGCTGCCATTTCATATCGACCTCTTTGCTCAATTAGTTTTTTT from the Vallitalea okinawensis genome contains:
- a CDS encoding uroporphyrinogen decarboxylase family protein, which gives rise to MLNSRELVYKTLNFENPIRAPRQLWKLPWADDHYPEEVKRIEEDFPTDFDGPPGYHEKQPHTEGNPYEIGEYVDEWGCKFINKQKGIIGEVKEPLVKEDDWADAKHINIPEEWLTINQDKINAYCNKSSKFLMAGCCPRPFERLQFIRGTENLYIDLMMRPKKMFGFIEEMHDFYCRLLTKWAQTDVDALSIMDDWGAQNSLLINPKMWVEIFKPLYKDYIDIAHQHGKKIFMHSDGYILDIYPHLIDLGLDAINSQIFCMGIDQLKQFKGHITFWGEMDRQYLLARGTTQEVEEAVTEIKEKLWHNGGCIAQLEFGAGAKPENVYTTYDTWNKLFK